Proteins from a single region of Pseudopedobacter saltans DSM 12145:
- a CDS encoding efflux RND transporter periplasmic adaptor subunit, giving the protein MKANTISQLLIASFGIFSISSCTVNSTEKNPEQETKLVPVTSIISLDTIIYNDYIADIQAVKNVELRSRLTGFLEKIYVDEGASVRKGQILFKINDAEYSADLARAEAALNNAIADAKTVELEKQRTELLVNKKIVSKTELELANARFKAAQSKIEEAKSLQQLARTRLSQTLIRAPFDGTIDRIPLKEGSLLEEGALLTSVSDLSLVNVYFDISEKEYLNIATDSLFDKNTFKKKVTLTLANGDVYPFEGMAEFAESEFATNTGSISLRARFKNPQGLLKHGSSGKINVPVETGETLAVHQKSVFEIQDRTYVYKLDKHNKIKMTPFKAGQRIGHFYLIDEGLNSQDQVVFEGVQGLKDGMNIQPNHLKPTEVLAKSKI; this is encoded by the coding sequence ATGAAAGCTAATACTATTTCGCAATTACTTATTGCATCTTTTGGGATTTTTTCAATTTCTTCCTGTACGGTTAACAGCACAGAAAAAAATCCGGAACAAGAGACAAAACTGGTTCCCGTTACCTCTATAATTTCTTTAGACACCATTATTTATAATGACTATATCGCCGATATTCAGGCAGTAAAAAATGTAGAGCTCAGATCGCGTTTGACCGGATTTCTGGAGAAGATTTATGTAGATGAGGGAGCGAGTGTGAGAAAAGGACAGATTTTATTTAAAATAAACGATGCAGAGTACAGTGCAGATTTGGCAAGGGCAGAGGCCGCTTTGAACAATGCTATTGCGGATGCCAAGACAGTAGAGCTGGAAAAGCAGCGGACCGAATTGTTGGTTAATAAGAAAATTGTATCTAAAACAGAGCTTGAACTGGCCAATGCGAGGTTTAAAGCTGCACAATCTAAAATAGAGGAAGCCAAATCATTACAACAGCTGGCTAGAACCCGTTTGTCTCAAACATTAATCAGAGCTCCTTTTGATGGAACTATAGACAGGATTCCGTTGAAAGAAGGTTCTTTACTGGAAGAAGGCGCTTTATTGACCTCTGTTTCTGATTTGTCTCTGGTAAACGTATATTTTGATATCTCTGAAAAAGAATACCTCAATATCGCTACAGATTCGCTATTCGATAAAAATACATTTAAAAAGAAAGTAACACTGACCCTTGCCAATGGTGATGTCTATCCTTTTGAGGGGATGGCTGAATTTGCAGAAAGCGAATTTGCAACCAACACAGGATCAATTTCTTTAAGAGCCCGTTTTAAGAATCCGCAGGGTTTACTGAAGCACGGTTCTTCGGGCAAAATAAATGTTCCGGTAGAAACTGGTGAGACCCTGGCTGTCCACCAAAAATCGGTATTCGAAATACAGGACAGAACTTATGTTTACAAGTTGGACAAACATAATAAAATCAAAATGACGCCTTTTAAAGCGGGACAGCGGATAGGCCATTTCTACCTGATAGACGAAGGACTTAATTCGCAGGATCAAGTGGTTTTTGAAGGAGTGCAAGGACTTAAAGATGGAATGAATATCCAGCCCAATCACTTAAAACCAACAGAAGTTTTGGCTAAATCAAAAATTTAA